A single region of the Actinoplanes sp. SE50/110 genome encodes:
- a CDS encoding AraC family transcriptional regulator, with the protein MGYIEWAPPPSLRGVVACLWRSTLPERPSRVPMPILPDGCVDLIWQSGHGAFLAGPDTRPVPNEGRAGREIVGVRLRPGAGGTVLGMPLEPLQNLRPGLGEVVPGLVVPAEVRAGEALRRLIVATGRLARENPVDPAMLAAARMLRDPRIRVDEVAVEVGLSDRQLRRRFTAAVGYGPKTLQRIYRFRRYLAMVGEGSAGELAVRAGYTDQAHLSRETVEFAGLPPAALARRMRRDQGSVGAGFR; encoded by the coding sequence ATGGGCTACATCGAGTGGGCGCCGCCGCCGTCGCTGCGTGGGGTGGTGGCCTGCCTGTGGCGCAGCACGCTGCCGGAGCGGCCGAGCCGGGTGCCGATGCCGATCCTGCCGGACGGGTGCGTGGACCTGATCTGGCAGAGCGGGCACGGGGCGTTCCTGGCCGGCCCGGACACCCGGCCGGTGCCGAACGAGGGACGTGCCGGGCGGGAGATCGTCGGGGTGCGGCTGCGGCCCGGGGCCGGGGGGACGGTGCTCGGGATGCCGCTGGAACCGTTGCAGAACCTGCGGCCCGGGCTCGGCGAGGTCGTTCCCGGGCTGGTGGTGCCGGCGGAGGTGCGGGCGGGGGAGGCGCTGCGCCGGCTGATCGTGGCGACCGGGCGGCTGGCCCGGGAGAACCCGGTGGATCCGGCGATGCTGGCGGCGGCCCGGATGCTGCGCGATCCGCGGATCCGGGTGGATGAGGTGGCAGTTGAGGTCGGGCTCAGCGATCGGCAGCTGCGGCGGCGGTTCACGGCGGCGGTCGGGTACGGACCGAAGACGCTGCAGCGGATCTACCGGTTCCGGCGGTATCTGGCGATGGTGGGGGAGGGGAGCGCCGGGGAGCTGGCGGTGCGCGCCGGGTACACCGATCAGGCGCATCTGAGCCGGGAGACGGTGGAGTTCGCCGGGCTGCCGCCCGCGGCCCTGGCCCGCCGGATGCGGCGGGACCAGGGGTCGGTGGGCGCCGGCTTCCGCTGA
- a CDS encoding cellulase family glycosylhydrolase — MKTRMWLAGATALAAAAAMAAVVTAQPAVAAGGGTGTGYLHTSGNKIVDSTGATVRLTGINWFGMETDNKTFHGLWSSNPWKSQIDTMASLGYNTLRVPFSDDSLKAGATATGINDNTNPDLVGLSPLQILDRVVAYAGTKGMRIILDRHRPTSAGQTALWYTAAVPETTWIADWKSLAQRYAGNPTVIGADLHNEPHAEGTNPAATGACWGCGDTARDWRLAAERAGNAILGVQPNWLIFVEGVSCPSGGLSNVWDNDPGNDEDCGWWGGNLSKAGDFPVRLSVANRLVYSPHEYATSVYHQAWFDDPSYPANMPAIWDHYWGYLYKQNLAPIMMGEFGTTLASTIDRIWLQELLKYTGTGVNGMSFTYWSWNPNSGDTGGIANDDWTTINQAKQAILQPYLIAPIGGGNGGTGSPSPSASSSSSTPVPGWSCKVTYTQDNAWQGGFQGQVKVQNTGTGTVSPWQVTWTWPSGVTLVNGWNATVVQSGTTVTAAAPSYASSLAAGASVSVGFTANGTASAPATVKLNGVACS, encoded by the coding sequence ATGAAGACCCGAATGTGGCTGGCCGGCGCGACAGCGCTGGCGGCCGCGGCGGCGATGGCTGCGGTCGTCACCGCGCAACCGGCCGTCGCCGCCGGCGGCGGTACCGGGACCGGCTACCTGCACACCAGCGGCAACAAGATCGTGGACAGCACGGGCGCCACCGTCCGGCTGACCGGGATCAACTGGTTCGGCATGGAGACCGACAACAAGACCTTCCACGGGCTGTGGTCCAGCAACCCGTGGAAGAGCCAGATCGACACGATGGCCTCGCTGGGCTACAACACGCTGCGGGTGCCGTTCTCCGACGACTCGCTCAAGGCCGGGGCGACCGCGACCGGGATCAACGACAACACCAACCCGGACCTGGTGGGGCTGTCACCGCTGCAGATCCTGGACAGGGTCGTGGCGTACGCCGGGACCAAGGGGATGCGGATCATCCTGGACCGGCACCGGCCGACCTCGGCCGGGCAGACCGCGCTCTGGTACACCGCCGCCGTGCCGGAGACCACCTGGATCGCCGATTGGAAGAGCCTGGCCCAGCGGTACGCGGGCAACCCCACCGTGATCGGCGCCGACCTGCACAACGAGCCGCACGCGGAGGGCACCAACCCGGCCGCGACCGGCGCCTGCTGGGGCTGCGGGGACACGGCCCGCGACTGGCGGCTGGCGGCCGAGCGGGCCGGCAACGCGATCCTCGGCGTCCAGCCGAACTGGCTGATCTTCGTGGAGGGGGTCAGCTGCCCGAGTGGCGGACTCTCCAACGTGTGGGACAACGACCCCGGCAACGACGAGGACTGCGGCTGGTGGGGCGGCAACCTGTCCAAGGCGGGGGATTTCCCGGTCCGGCTCAGTGTGGCGAACCGGCTGGTCTACTCCCCGCACGAATACGCGACGTCGGTCTACCACCAGGCGTGGTTCGACGACCCGTCGTACCCGGCGAACATGCCGGCCATCTGGGACCACTACTGGGGCTACCTGTACAAGCAGAACCTCGCCCCGATCATGATGGGTGAGTTCGGCACCACGCTGGCCAGCACCATCGACAGGATCTGGCTGCAAGAGCTGCTGAAGTACACCGGCACCGGGGTGAACGGGATGTCGTTCACCTACTGGTCGTGGAACCCGAACTCGGGCGACACCGGCGGCATCGCCAACGACGACTGGACCACGATCAACCAGGCCAAGCAGGCGATCCTGCAGCCGTACCTGATCGCGCCGATCGGTGGCGGCAACGGGGGCACCGGCTCGCCGTCCCCGTCCGCCTCGTCGTCCTCGTCGACGCCGGTGCCCGGCTGGTCGTGCAAGGTCACGTACACCCAGGACAACGCCTGGCAGGGCGGCTTCCAGGGGCAGGTCAAGGTGCAGAACACCGGCACCGGCACGGTCAGCCCGTGGCAGGTCACCTGGACCTGGCCGTCCGGGGTGACCCTGGTCAACGGCTGGAACGCGACCGTCGTCCAGAGCGGGACCACGGTCACCGCGGCCGCGCCGAGCTACGCGTCGTCGCTCGCGGCGGGCGCCTCGGTCTCGGTTGGTTTCACCGCCAACGGTACGGCCAGTGCTCCGGCCACCGTGAAACTCAACGGCGTGGCCTGCTCGTGA
- a CDS encoding PP2C family protein-serine/threonine phosphatase encodes MDVRDRARAGKMGLMHAPMGAVRRLMDLRHRGRAEDLPGVLTAAAPLLDARAAIVLLVDYAQRELHPLRGTTPVAPQAVEGTPAGRAFTTGDQQWSPEPDGGGVLWLPLLHGAERLGVLALRFTTYPVIDLRDDLEVIAALVAELIASRRFYGDAVEQTRRRLPMQLAAEVIWNQLPPLTYAIDGTTVTAVLEPCYDVGGDAFDYAANGETLHVALFDTVGHGISASALTTLTLNTYRNARRSGLSLVDTCRSIDKWIRAQYPGAFVTALLAELDLASGVYRRISAGHPAELFFRGDRSRSPLPSPNTLPLGLGHMLTRPPRVVEQRLEPGDTLVFYTDGITEARDASGVLFGVDRLTAFFEDALRHRRPAPETMRRLIHTIVSYEEEELRDDATAAMLRWRTT; translated from the coding sequence GTGGACGTGCGCGATCGGGCCCGGGCCGGGAAGATGGGTCTGATGCACGCGCCGATGGGGGCCGTTCGCCGGCTGATGGATCTGCGACACCGGGGGCGAGCCGAGGATCTGCCCGGGGTCCTCACGGCCGCCGCGCCGCTGCTCGACGCCCGGGCGGCGATCGTGCTGCTGGTCGACTACGCGCAGCGTGAGCTGCATCCGCTGCGCGGGACGACGCCGGTGGCGCCACAGGCGGTGGAGGGCACCCCGGCGGGGCGGGCGTTCACCACCGGTGATCAGCAGTGGTCACCGGAGCCGGACGGTGGCGGCGTGCTGTGGCTGCCGCTGCTGCACGGGGCGGAGCGGCTGGGTGTGCTGGCGTTGCGGTTCACGACGTACCCCGTCATCGATCTTCGCGACGATCTGGAGGTGATCGCGGCGCTGGTGGCGGAGCTGATCGCGAGCCGGCGGTTCTACGGTGACGCGGTGGAGCAGACCCGGCGGCGGCTGCCGATGCAGCTGGCCGCCGAGGTGATCTGGAACCAGTTGCCGCCGCTGACCTATGCGATCGACGGGACCACGGTCACCGCGGTCCTCGAACCCTGCTACGACGTGGGCGGAGACGCGTTCGACTACGCGGCCAACGGCGAGACCCTGCACGTGGCGCTCTTCGACACGGTCGGGCACGGGATCAGCGCGAGCGCGCTGACCACGCTCACCCTCAACACGTACCGTAATGCCCGTCGGTCCGGCCTGTCGCTGGTGGACACGTGCCGGTCGATCGACAAGTGGATCCGCGCGCAGTATCCGGGGGCGTTCGTCACCGCGCTGCTCGCCGAGCTCGACCTGGCGTCCGGGGTGTACCGGCGGATCAGCGCCGGTCATCCGGCCGAGCTGTTCTTCCGCGGTGATCGGAGCCGGTCACCGCTACCGTCGCCGAACACACTGCCGCTCGGCCTGGGGCACATGCTCACCCGGCCGCCGCGGGTGGTGGAGCAGCGGCTGGAGCCGGGTGACACGCTGGTCTTCTACACCGACGGGATCACCGAGGCGCGCGACGCGTCCGGCGTGCTGTTCGGGGTGGACCGGCTGACCGCGTTCTTCGAGGACGCACTGCGACAC